The Diospyros lotus cultivar Yz01 chromosome 11, ASM1463336v1, whole genome shotgun sequence region taacaatagaaaaaactaaatatagactACATAAACTAAACAGATTCAATAAaccaaacaaacatataaaaaaattaattaaaattgaattaaccgataaaccaaataagctaaaaaatcgaacaagctgaaaaattgtgtgataggccaaaaatgacgtcattttattaccataaaaaaatcattgtctTAAAATCCAATcgattagattatttttaactaaaaaatataattgaaaacaaaaaactaattttttttaaaaacattaattgaatagaagcaaatttaaaaaaaaatgatagttcttattaattgattcaattaattcgattatatcgaattttaattaatttaattcaataaagtagtaaaaaccaaaaataaaattagaaattaaaaaataatacattttaaaaactaacGATATATTGTCATACAAACAAAGAGGTTATatcgaattttaattaatttgattcaataaagtagtaaacaacaaaaataaaattaaaaattttaaaaatcataaatatttaaaactaacgaTATACTGtcatacaaagaaaaaagtgaaatgatgatcaacaaaacaacaaagatataatatttaataacatgAGGTAATTTGTTGCGACACCAACTAATGGTGCGAGGAAAAAGATAATGGTGATAACGACAAGTGATTGATAGTTGGTTGTTGACAAATAATAGTTAGTGGTTAACAAATACTGCCAAATAAGAGAGAGGGATAtagattagaatttttaaatttatataaaaatatatttatttttttcttgttcaacattaatattttatacataacacttaaacttcaaaaataaaaattaacccccTATAGTTTTTTTctagtataactattaagggagAAAACCATTATTCAATATCTTAGTCCGAAAACTATTTCGAACTTATCTTCATACTtacttatcttactcattttaacaagcgctacataaatatattaaataaatattttattttttattatttattgtgaatgacttaattatatatttaattgttttatttttatataattctcctAATTATAGAGAATAAGACATTGATAAGATAGCTTATAAACTCttttctatataatgtaattcctcgatattgttttatttttatgcacatgaaatatattaattaatgtatttggaatttagtaatattatgatttttaaatttaatatatttatctaaatttttaatttttttaattaaatatacattaatatatttaatttcttatagaatttaatatttataaattaaataaataaataaataaaaattaagtttagcGACAGATTAAAAGTTCCGTAATCAGCAACGAACTCGTacaattcgtcactaaatttatttatttatttatttattgttatttgatttcgtattaaattttaattttttatttttaaaatttgcgaagaaaaaaaatttccgtctctatatttcaaaagcaaaaaaattacaattaaaatttaattttttagcaatggaaataGTTTTGCATCACTAAAAGTAGTGACAGAATATTAAATCtgttgcaaaatttaatttattattttttattttaaactttatgaACGGAATTTATTTCCGTCTCTAATATTTGCGACAGAAGATAAATTCCATCGGTAAAATTaatgatagaaaataaattccttctctatctaaaaatgtattttttaatttttttattattaaaactattattaaaataaattcttgcctcttgaatttatttatttttaatattttaattatataaaaaataatataacttataaaaataatattaataattatttaattaataaaaataatgtattttaaataagattttattattaaataacttaaataaaatcttactgtaattatctaaaatgtgataataaaataatttaaattattatattttaaattaatatttatttaaaattaatttgatatattgaattatttattaatagtttgttatataaaaaaattaaattttctataaataaaaattatattaaacaaaatctacataacatttataaatttttagggtaatttttgaatttcataaaaaaaattaaaaaataaaaattaaaaacatccACGGAACTTAGGATTCTCAATTATAGAATAGAACAATACTAATGGCAGAACCCATCTGATCAACACAGCGAGTTTCAGattgttgaatttcatctataagtcagagacaaaattagagaggacaaatgataaagagatatatttatttttttcttgatccaCATTAATGTTTTgtacataatatttatattagatagtgacatatgatattgttatcaaGTATAAGACACAATGTCGTTTATATATTGGTCATATTTGTTGCAACttgattaaagaaattatagtttataacttaaaataagttgtgaacttatTTGTTGCAACTTCTCAGAAAAATGTAGAAGCTGGGGTACCTTATCTTTGAAAAAGCcaacttctaccccttctaaaagctagtagaagatataagttataattctacaaattaaaacaaataatacattaccattttttttaagctagaagttaaaaattacagcttttaagctgcaaaaAAACAAGCCCATtattgtttacattttgtacacagttaataaatattacaaataattaattattatacatttaattgatatagttagaatttagcaatgttatgatttttaatattaatatatttatttaaattttataaattaattttttaatattcatctcatggttaaatgtatattaaatattcattccaaatttaaatatttataaattaattaaataaaaaaattaaaaattaaaaattaaagatagcGACAGAATATTGAATCCGTGGCTAAATCAGCGACGAATTTGAATAATCCGttgctaattttaattttttaatttaaaattttattttaattatttaaactaatattaaaattaattttttcttttaaaatattgcgacagaaatttttttccatctctaaaaaTAGCGACAGAAAcatattccgtcgctatataaaaatttaatttttattttattattattattaaaatttaacgacagaAAGTTATATCCGTtgctatttttagcgacggaaatatcgttccgtagctaaattttaataataaaaaatttaaatttaaaattttattttaattatttaaactaatattaaaattaattttttcttttaaaatattgcgACGGAaatttttttccgtcgctaaaaatagcgACAGAAACAAATTCCGtcactatataaaaatttaatttttattttttttattattattaaaagttaaCGACGGAAAGTTTTATCCGTTgctatttttagcgacagaaatatcgttccgtcgctaaattttaataataaaaaatttaaatttaaaattttattttaattatttaaactaatattaaaattaattttttcttttaaaatattgcgatggaaatttttttccgtcgctaaaaatagcgACAGAAACATATTCCAtcgctatataaaaatttaattttaatttttttattattattaaaatttagcaacggaaaattatttccgtcgctaaaattagcgacggattattttttccgtcgctaaaaaaataattttttttatttttttatttttgtagcaacggaaaaatattccgtcgctaaaatccgttgctaattttaaaaaaaaaaaaaaaaattaatccatcACAAATCCGTCGCTATTCCGTCGCAAAATAGCGACGGAaatgtccgtcgctaaaaatccgtcgctaaatcccatttttcttgtagtgatttttttatttaaacttagtTTTTATTTGCTTAATTCATTGGTTAAATTATATACTCTAAAATTTTTGTGCAATAGGCTTACCTCTCATAGACCTATACGTGAAAACGAGTGGGAGACTTTGGACATGGAGTAAATTTTGCAATTGCAAGCTCTATAGCATTGCTTGTGAAAtttctatcaaaaaaaaatattttaattatcattaCGCGTAGTTCACTTAATGTACAATTTGGTTGGATGTCTGCACATTTTAACTCTACTTGTTATAACGAAAAGGGTTAGTAGCTTTACTAAATTATACCttattattaatacaaaaattattgaattgttatagtgagagatttttatttacacattggtggtcttgattaacaaattatTTGGAGATGTTTAAGAATTCTCCTTTTATGGTTGAAAAATTTAGAGGTAATGATTATAATTATACTTTATTAGGAGACAAAACTATGAAAGAGATAAAAGGATAGTGTTCTTAATGTTGTACAAGCCATTACTCTTAAAGTTAAAAGCTTTCCTAAAACTTattacatttctttttttttctaaaacttATCCAAATCATTCTTTAGTTAATCTCTTCAAATAtaatcatcttttttttttttgtgtgtgtgtagacTAACATTCAATATGGAGTTGGTTGAGTAGTGGTTctcaataatttttcaataggATATTTTTCAATTCACTTTACCATTTTTGAGATGAATGATAAGACAATTTATGACGAGCATCACtgtttaaaataactaaataactTATTAATTTACTACAATAATCACTTAAAGAAAATcattgaaaagttaaaataagAATTTCTTAATACTATCCTCATATACAGagattattataatatttttaaataatttttcaagaagaCTCCATATATTGGCTAATACCCGTTCATCGGCATTACGAATTAGAGAttactcaataaataattacctaattatatttatttcattttgataatAGAATTTGATAACACATCTCTCCAAAAAGCATGTTAGTTGAAAAGAAATGCCAATACTTGTTGGATCATAAAAGGGTTTAATCGGATGTTAaaactttttttaatatataatacaatatgcAACGAAAAAGGACTGAAAACAGCTTGTAAGACTCGAAGGTAGAAACCATGTACATATTAAAACCATTTATCCATAGAACAGTATACCTCAATGGATGAAATTGATGTTGGCTGTATTGTTGCTTTCGTTGCTCCACTCGACTTGAACCTGTCGACCTCCTAGTTGTGCTCCCACAAATCTCTTTTCACAAACAACACCTGTTATTGGCTGACCAAGCCTCCCCCACTTACATAAGGACCAAGTCGGTCCACTCGTAGGCAACCACAAAACCCTTTGTTAGACTCCTGTGCTAGTGAGGCCCGAATAAAGGTAACTAAGAGCTAGAATCGTTCTCAACAGTTAGtccatttcaaaaatatataaacatacatcaaatatattatattatatagatcTTATGTAAATCTAACATTATTACACTTCACTAACAAAAATTGTGCAtgataattatgtataatataatatatatatatatatatatacatatctcaGGCATATGGCCCATGTCCATTTTTTCTTCTCTGGCAGGCACAATTGATTGCGCCTGCAAGCTGCTCATTTTGTCTCTTCCAATTTTTGCCTTTCTCTCTCCAAGTGCAGATAATAGCTTAAAAGGCAATTGCGTGAAACCCACGAACCATTCTTTCAATtgcctttttctattttaacttttcaaaaggCAATCAAATCCcctatttgattttgttaattattaattcttatatataatatataatttatataacaattatacaattaatattatacaaaaattaattacatctATGTGTTAGCCATTTAAAATTaccattaactattaatagtaatttaattaatcattaattcttaataataataatttaatctccattaattattaatagtATATAAGAACACTCTGCtagctcaaattcattaatCTGATGTTATGGTCATTTTTGGGTGTgaacttttaaatttgtatttatgtaaaaatcgagatacatcaaatttttcaacgtcaattaaatattttgatctACAATGAagatttcttcatcttttcaAAACATCTTAAAAAAtcttgagtgacaactagtattGTGTCAAGATGATCATATCAATAATAAagttaatatttttagtaaaccTATTTGAATTTTCGATTACCGTGGCCTATAATTCTTCCATCAACTAACGTTCCGATTAAGTGAAAGCCATTGACTGATCAAACTCATAAGACTCGATAACTATACCAAGATCTAACATGGTGTGATCGAGATAACATAGCAGATCTCTTTCCGACATCAAAAACTCATTTCCAATTGTAAGTGCCTTGGCCAAGGTTTTTCCAATCACTAACCAACTAAGATCGCATAAGATATTTACCTCACACTAAAGGCTAATGGATTCCATCAATGATCATCTATCTCCATATACCACCAAATAGAGACCACACAGAAAATATTCCCACAATAATAAATCTCTGATACCAACGTACAAGACATTTATGTCATCTCCCATCTGAAAACCAATTACACAATTGATTGTTAATAACATATCATTAATCTTCTCAGTCATGTGATATGTTACATGCATTACATTCAATAGATGTTAAACTAGCACCTACCTATATATCTACTATctacatctcatgcaatatgacaTGTATAAACTTACCATCcattatcattagtatctcatactaatcaatgGTAGTAGCCTATGTATCAAtccataattgattaatcatatttctcttttaaaaaatctaaggaTCAGGAATTACTTTAAgaaattttatgttataaatctTTATCATATATTCTTAACCGTTTAAGAATAAGATCATTAAGACATCTAAgaacttatttatatataattggagAAGTATAAATGAAGATCCAACCATTTACTAATATGTAAGATTATATTATTAGGCCCAACATATAcattagatgtcatctaaatttaatattaggaTACCAATAATTATGGCATTGATGAATAcaatttcaatttaatcaaaaattGTGTACCTCTTGAGGTGCCTATTTGTTCAAATCCACGTGAATTTATCAGTTGAGACCAATAATATGTTTATCCAATTATGGTTGGAAAGCTCATCTAGACATCTTACCCAACTTCATTGTTACTTTATTTAGATGAATTTCGAAATAATTAGAATATGATGGATACAAGACGTGGCAACTCTCAATTCACTAAatatttcattctcttttttaatattgttaataGATGTTAAGAACCATTAAAGTTATACCCTCATTTACTcgttatgaaattttaattgatattaattttaattttattttttgtttatattttaaatacgTTCTACTAtctaataacaataaataattatataataaaattgtaaaaaaaaaaaaactcattggTAAGAAGATTAAAGAGAGCATTTTTgaacatttatttaaaagtaaaattatccatatatatatatatatatatataataatcaaaGTTTTGTTTCCATCACAGGAATGGCAAGGAGGGGAACAGCTTTCTTCAATGTAACTCCAAACTGCTGCTCCATATCCATCTTCTCCGGCATAGTTCCCGGAGGTAGCTTCCAGTTGAAGGACTGAAGAATCGAAGCCAACATCAAATGGACCATCCGAATAGCCAGCGGAATGCCAGGGCATATCCTCCGGCCAGCTCCGAAAGGAATATATTCAAAGTCCCGGCCTTTATAGTCCAAACCAGAGTTTAAGAACCTCTGCGGCGAAAACGAAGAAGGGTCCTCCCAGTGCTTGGCATCTCTTCCGATGGCCCACGCGTTCACCAGTACCTGAGTGTTCTTCGACACGACGAAGCCCAACAATTCAACATCGTTTCTTGCTTTGTGGGGCAAGAGAAGGGGGGCGGCTGGGTGGAGTCTCATCGTCTCTTTCACGACTGCCCGGAGATATGGAAGATTGTCTATGTCGGATTCCTGCATTTGCCGGTCGGTTCCGATGTTTGTGATGATCTCATTTCTTGCTCTTTCCAGAATATTTGGGTTTCGAAGAAGCTCCGCCATTGCCCATTCCGTTGTTATCGCAGATGTATCGCTTCCAGCAATAAACAAGTCCTacaatttaatcaattgcttgAAATCATCATGAAGAAGATTTAATAGAGCTAATTAAGCCTCTTTACATacttttcaataaaaattaacaaaaatgaaatatcaaataatttattatacttttactcattgtattttaaaaaacaatatcaaataaataactTCTAAGAGGTGGATCAAATTGGTAATATATTTTGTGGGATTCCAATTATTTTAATCAGAGAAAAAGTTGGGATTGTTAAGTGAGTTAGAACTTTGATGTTAGCCAATTATATActataataactaatattaatacaataattagATTCACTCGAGTTTAAAAGTATAGTCATTTATTTGACCATAAATGTAGATAAttgtattataaaattagaagatataatcatatagaaaaaaaaatcaaattacatGTATTAGACCAATCATCTAAAATGAGGAGGATGTTAACTAGAGAATTATGGcatagttaaaattaaaaaaaaaatggttctAGACAGTATTATGTGATACTTAGATTtggtaaaattagaaataatattttatgagaatttatatGACTAATTTTGTTGCATATATGGGACAAAATATAtgcaacaaaattttcaattataacaataatgacatcctaaatattttttttccatcaattgtaatattaattctAAGTTTTCAttcataatcttattttttataaaatttatataactaatttcaaatttaattttttttatctttcttttgtaATAAAGTTAAATTAGTTTTGtactaaaaataagataaagtaAGATATGATTGACTTTTCAACTCAAGTGATCTAAAAAAAGGTTACCAAAAGCACAAAGATTAACAGTTGGATTTGGAGATCTGATTAATTACCAGTATCACGGGCTTGATTGTCGTGGAGTTAAAATTCGAGCCATCTTCTTCACACTGATCCAGAAGAGAGTCCAAGAAATCCCCTTTTTTGCCGTTCACCGGATCAAAACTTCTATCTCTCAAGCGCTTCTCAATAACTTCGTCAAATATTTCATGAAGCCTCTTATACGCAGGTCTTATACGCTGTTTCAGTCCCTGCAAGTCAAGCCGCCGGAGCACCGGAAAATAATCTGACAAGTTGGGCTTCCCGGCGTTCTCCATGATGGCCCAGACCAGGTCCTTGAACTCCTGCGCCGAATTGAAGTCAGGGCCGACCATGTCGATCGAGAAAATGGTGTTGGACATCAAGTTCAGAGTCGTCGCAAAAGCAGCCCGCCCAATGTCCACTGGAGCTTCCGAAACGGCGTGGCACTTTATGTGGGAGACGAGTTCCTGGACCTTCCGTTGGCGGAGGTGCTGGAGCTGGTCGAGCTTCTGGGCGTTGAACATCTGGGTGGCGCAGATGCGGCGGCGGCTGCGCCAGGAGTTGTCGGATGGGACCCAGGCTATGGTGGCGTCGGGGTTGGGCTGGGTGGCGACGGAGACAGGGACTGGGCGGCCGGAGAAGCTGTGGTCGTGTGTTTGGAGGATGGCTTTGGCGGCGTCCGCGGAGGACGCGACGATGGTGGTGACGGTGCCGAGTTTAAGGGTCATGATGGGCCCGTAGATTTTGGAGAGTTCGGCGAGGGTTTGGTTTGGGCGGGGGCCCAGGCGGTAGAGAGAGCCTATCAGGGGAAGTCCGGCGGGACCCGGCGGCAGCTTCTTAGCGGAGGAGCGGCGGAGCAatgggttgaagaagaagaaccaggaAATTGAGATGCAGATGAGCAAAATGTACAGTTCCATCTCCCCCTGTCACCGACAGTTGAGGCCACACTACTCTGCTCAATTACGTATagctatattatatatattattatttataatctGAATAATGAGagcatataattaattaaattatatgacGTCAAAAGTTACATTAAAATAAGAGGACAGGGTGTCAGTGGCAGATGGTTGAGCTAACATATTGTCGTGTTTATGGCATACGGTTGAGCTAACATATTGTCGAGTTTATCAGTGagttgtttgttaaaataaataagataaaatgtATGAAGATAAGGTTAGAATACAATCtaaattaagatatagaatgattaaaataagacttgaaagtattctaaaatttctatcaaaatgtttgttaaattttttaaaatttagtattttttctttttatgtgtttgttaatacatatgataagtaaaaagataagagttttttttattaaaatatccttattattaaatttatagttaaaatattattttatgattaatatgaattgttaaaaaaataaaaataaaaattaatattttattttcta contains the following coding sequences:
- the LOC127813604 gene encoding geraniol 8-hydroxylase-like, translated to MELYILLICISISWFFFFNPLLRRSSAKKLPPGPAGLPLIGSLYRLGPRPNQTLAELSKIYGPIMTLKLGTVTTIVASSADAAKAILQTHDHSFSGRPVPVSVATQPNPDATIAWVPSDNSWRSRRRICATQMFNAQKLDQLQHLRQRKVQELVSHIKCHAVSEAPVDIGRAAFATTLNLMSNTIFSIDMVGPDFNSAQEFKDLVWAIMENAGKPNLSDYFPVLRRLDLQGLKQRIRPAYKRLHEIFDEVIEKRLRDRSFDPVNGKKGDFLDSLLDQCEEDGSNFNSTTIKPVILDLFIAGSDTSAITTEWAMAELLRNPNILERARNEIITNIGTDRQMQESDIDNLPYLRAVVKETMRLHPAAPLLLPHKARNDVELLGFVVSKNTQVLVNAWAIGRDAKHWEDPSSFSPQRFLNSGLDYKGRDFEYIPFGAGRRICPGIPLAIRMVHLMLASILQSFNWKLPPGTMPEKMDMEQQFGVTLKKAVPLLAIPVMETKL